In one window of Candidatus Omnitrophota bacterium DNA:
- a CDS encoding glycosyltransferase, which yields MVRPDVTVLMTVYNGGRYLAPAVQSVLSQTFGDFEFLIVDDCSTDGSAAVIESFKDSRIFLHRNPENLGQTKSLNAGLKLAKGPYIARIDADDWAFPRWLEIQHRFIVSHPQYVAVSAQAVIINSENRIVRKLASSSEPADMVLKLFASVPINHGGVLMKKNRVLECGGYDEKYRVVADYDLWSRLVGRGHQLTSTADVLMAIRFHEASVSVTDRRTHVSEEMAEVVRRNFELLSGIAIGREDALLVEKIYYDGGSAEIGEFRRGLGLLERAYGAVKKSFQVPRPAARRKFKALLRALCVKKIFAPGQSAEGVRQTARCYVERYGLLNIPFALLVVSYFGVFGVRALSACHRLAGKFLMRLRLRKGSLVY from the coding sequence ATGGTCCGGCCCGATGTGACAGTCCTGATGACGGTTTACAACGGCGGCAGGTATCTGGCGCCGGCGGTCCAAAGCGTGCTGAGCCAGACGTTCGGGGATTTTGAGTTTTTGATCGTGGACGACTGCAGCACGGACGGGTCCGCGGCCGTCATCGAATCGTTTAAGGACAGCCGGATATTCCTGCACCGCAATCCGGAGAACCTGGGGCAGACGAAATCGCTCAACGCCGGGCTGAAGCTGGCGAAGGGCCCGTACATCGCGCGGATCGACGCGGACGATTGGGCGTTCCCTCGCTGGCTGGAAATCCAGCACCGCTTCATCGTGTCGCATCCGCAGTATGTCGCGGTCAGCGCGCAGGCGGTGATCATCAACAGCGAAAACCGGATCGTCCGCAAGCTGGCGTCGTCTTCGGAACCGGCGGACATGGTGTTGAAGCTTTTCGCGTCCGTGCCGATCAACCACGGCGGGGTCCTGATGAAAAAGAACCGCGTCCTAGAATGCGGCGGGTATGACGAGAAATACCGGGTGGTGGCGGATTATGATCTGTGGTCGCGCCTGGTCGGGCGCGGCCATCAGCTCACCAGCACGGCGGACGTCCTGATGGCGATCCGCTTTCACGAAGCGTCGGTGAGCGTCACGGATCGCCGGACACATGTGTCGGAGGAGATGGCGGAGGTCGTCCGGAGGAACTTCGAGCTTTTGTCCGGGATCGCGATCGGCCGCGAGGACGCCCTTCTGGTGGAAAAGATCTATTATGACGGCGGTTCGGCGGAGATCGGGGAATTCCGCCGGGGGCTCGGTTTGCTGGAGCGGGCTTACGGGGCGGTCAAAAAATCGTTTCAGGTCCCCCGGCCTGCCGCCCGGAGGAAATTCAAGGCGCTTCTGCGCGCGCTGTGCGTGAAAAAGATCTTCGCCCCGGGTCAGTCCGCGGAGGGCGTGCGCCAGACGGCCCGGTGTTACGTGGAGCGTTACGGCCTGCTCAATATTCCGTTCGCGCTTTTGGTCGTTTCGTATTTCGGGGTGTTCGGGGTCCGGGCCTTGTCGGCGTGCCACCGGCTGGCGGGAAAGTTTTTGATGCGGCTCCGCCTGCGCAAAGGTTCCCTGGTCTATTGA